A genomic segment from Salvelinus fontinalis isolate EN_2023a unplaced genomic scaffold, ASM2944872v1 scaffold_2217, whole genome shotgun sequence encodes:
- the LOC129850721 gene encoding myosin-4-like, which yields MSTDAEMQIYGKAAIYLRKSEKERMEAQAMPFDSKNSCYVADKVELYLKGLITARADGKSTVTVTKPDGSKEEGKEFKDADIYEMNPPKYDKIEDMAMMTYLNEASVLYNLKERYAAWMIYTYSGLFCATVNPYKWLPVYDEEVVNAYRGKKRMEAPPHIFSVSDNAFQFMMI from the exons ATGAGTACGGATGCTGAGATGCAAATCTACGGCAAGGCTGCCATATACCTCCGTAAATCtgagaaggagaggatggaggcACAAGCCATGCCCTTTGATTCAAAGAACTCCTGCTATGTGGCAGACAAGGTGGAGCTGTACCTTAAGGGTCTGATCACTGCCAGGGCCGACGGGAAGTCTACTGTGACAGTCACGAAACCTGACGGCAGTAAGGAG GAAGGAAAAGAGTTCAAAGATGCAGACATCTATGAGATGAACCCCCCTAAGTACGACAAGATTGAGGACATGGCCATGATGACCTACCTGAATGAAGCCTCTGTGTTGTATAACCTCAAAGAGCGTTATGCAGCATGGATGATCTAT ACCTACTCTGGGCTCTTCTGTGCCACGGTGAACCCCTACAAGTGGCTCCCTGTGTACGACGAAGAGGTTGTCAACGCCTACAGAGGGAAAAAGAGGATGGAGGCTCCACCCCATATCTTCTCCGTCTCTGACAACGCCTTTCAGTTCATGATGATTG